In the genome of Pseudomonas fluorescens, the window CCCATTGGATCACTACCGGCAAACTGTTTTGCTGCGCAGTCTCAACGCCGCGCTTAACACGCTGACGCGCAAGAACTGGCAGGCGCGAGCCGTGCCGGATATGCAGCTGCTTGCCAACGCTTATGGTGAGCTGCGCACGCGTCTGGCGCGTGACTTCGCGGATGCCTTGAGCGCCACACCCGAGCGCTGGGGCAGCACCTTGTCGCTGAACACCTTCGAGCAATTGCGCAAGGCCGGTCTGTCGCGACTGTGGCTGGGTCTTGGCGAGGGCTGGGAAGGCGGCTTGTGGCATCCGGAAACGGTGCGCGCCGGTGTGGCGGCGGGGTATTTGCTGGCGCCTTACGACTCTTATGAAACGGCGTTGGCGTCCAATGAAAACCCGGACTGGACCACGGCGCATCTGGGCGACAAGGCCCATGCCGAATGCGCCATCGTGCTCAAGGACCGCACATTGAAAAGTGGCTTCCAGCAATCGGGTCACTACACCGATCCGGGATGCATGCGCTCGTTGCTCGAGGCCCGGGTCAGGGCCGTCCAGGCGCGGGCCGGGTTTAACAGCTGGTTTCTCGATGCTTATGCCACTGGCATGCTTTACGACAGCTATCGCCCGGGTGCGACGCTGACGCAGGCGCAGAATGCACAGGACAAAATTGACGCTTCGCGCTGGATCAACGAAAGCCTGCAACTGCCCAGCGGCTCCGAGGATGGCAACGCAACCACCGCCCAAGGCGTGTTCTTCACCCACGGCATGCAAACGCCAGTGATTGGTTGGGGCGATGTCGATCTGAGCAAAAATACCGACTCCGACTTTTTTCTGGGCAAGTGGTATCCACCCGAGCAGCCGGCCGTGTTCTTCAAACAAGTGCCCTTGAAAGAACCCTATCGGCGCATTCACTTTGATCCGGTGACTCGATTGCCGATGTATCAAACGGTGTTCCACGGCTCTGTCATCAGCACCCATCACTGGTTGTTCGACAGCCTGAAACTGAGCAACGTGCGGGTGCCGAATGAACTGACCCAACTGCTCTATAACGTGCCGCCGCTCTACCATTTGAGTGCCGCTACCCTGAGTGAGCGGTTGCCGCTGATGGCCCGTCAGGATGCATTCTTCCGGCCGTTGCACGAACGTCTGGCCACGCAGGCGATGACGGACTTTCGCTGGCTCAGCGCTGATCGTCTGATACAGCAAACCACGTTCGCCGACGGCACGCGGCTGCTGGCCAATTTTGCTGCACAGATGCGCGAAGTGAACGGTTTACGTCTGGCCGGCCAAAGCATTACCGCGCTGATGATGGACGGCTCGACCCTGAGTCATGAGGTTTCTACGCCGCGCTGAAAAACTCGATCATGCGGGCTTACGCCAGACACTCGCCAACCAAGGCTGCTGCTCCCGCGGCAGCCCTGCCGGCCGGTAGTAATGCTCCAGCTCGGCAAACCCCGCCTCGATCAACAATTGCTGCCAAGCCGCCAGATCGTGATACGACCCAAAACGCGATCCATTCCAGCCTTCCTGATTCTCGCCACGGGGATTGGAACTGAACAACACCCCACCCGGTTTCAGCGTTCCCCACAACTGCTTCAACACCCGTGGTAATTCCTGACGCGGAACATGAAACAACACTGCATTGGCAAAGATCCCGTCGAAGCGTTCGGCTGGCAGATCAAGCTTCAAGAAGTCCTGCTGCCACACCTCGCAGCCGCTGTCTTCATGGGCCATCTGCGCGAATTTTTCCGAACCGTCGAGGCCGACCGCCTTGTGGCCCATGCGGGTGAAGGTTTGCAGATCCCGACCGGGGCCGCAGCCGAAGTCGAGAATGTCGAAAGGCGCTTCGCCCTGAATGTGCCGCAACAGGGCATCGATGTTCTGACTGACATCGTGATCTCGCGTCCCCTCACGGAAATCCTCAGCCACCGAGTTGTAGTGGCCCAGGGTCGTGGTGGTGATCTGTTCGAGGTCGTCGGGTGTTTGCTTCATGGTCGGCTGCGCAGGCAATTTGGATTTACCGAATATACGCCATGGCGCTGGGGGCTGCTGCGCAGCCCATCGTCGGAACGCCGCCAGGACCAAGCCCGCTACCACAGGTATCCACGGTCAACTGTGAGCGAGCCACGCGGTCCTTCTGAGGACATGCAAATGCTAGAAATTTCGCTGTGGATAACTCCGTCAGCAACGACCTATGGAAGCTTCGGCAAGGTCCTACAAAACAAGACAACTTGTCGGCTATCGCCAGCCAGTGGCTCGAACATATAGTCCGGACTGTCGCTGCCAAATCAGTGATCAGGTTTGGTCACCTGAGAACAACGCACATAGTTGTGCCATCATTCGCGCCGCGGACATCTATGTCCTCGCAGTGCA includes:
- a CDS encoding glycoside hydrolase, yielding MLDLIRGALLFGLLLAWSTSATSAVLENPLWRIDIDPATLAISATPAGHETVQASTGVAARRVSALQQAAERLEWQWDEGTYALSAELQGADLSLSIKAHAAADLTFLDQPGSAMGQGLSWPMAEGHYVPAGDRQWQTFLLEQGAVNTTQDLSLPLWGVDHGGFSLHWLMTNPYNNRLTFSADGRALALTARHEFTSLEPSAPLTFTLFLGDADPLAGAKRYRQWLIDNGRYEPLSGKLEKTPQAAKLLGASHVYLWGNDLLGPKDVRNWPALLAQLRSQTPLARELRGGLDHETTQILDSGDTPLDHYRQTVLLRSLNAALNTLTRKNWQARAVPDMQLLANAYGELRTRLARDFADALSATPERWGSTLSLNTFEQLRKAGLSRLWLGLGEGWEGGLWHPETVRAGVAAGYLLAPYDSYETALASNENPDWTTAHLGDKAHAECAIVLKDRTLKSGFQQSGHYTDPGCMRSLLEARVRAVQARAGFNSWFLDAYATGMLYDSYRPGATLTQAQNAQDKIDASRWINESLQLPSGSEDGNATTAQGVFFTHGMQTPVIGWGDVDLSKNTDSDFFLGKWYPPEQPAVFFKQVPLKEPYRRIHFDPVTRLPMYQTVFHGSVISTHHWLFDSLKLSNVRVPNELTQLLYNVPPLYHLSAATLSERLPLMARQDAFFRPLHERLATQAMTDFRWLSADRLIQQTTFADGTRLLANFAAQMREVNGLRLAGQSITALMMDGSTLSHEVSTPR
- a CDS encoding class I SAM-dependent methyltransferase — translated: MKQTPDDLEQITTTTLGHYNSVAEDFREGTRDHDVSQNIDALLRHIQGEAPFDILDFGCGPGRDLQTFTRMGHKAVGLDGSEKFAQMAHEDSGCEVWQQDFLKLDLPAERFDGIFANAVLFHVPRQELPRVLKQLWGTLKPGGVLFSSNPRGENQEGWNGSRFGSYHDLAAWQQLLIEAGFAELEHYYRPAGLPREQQPWLASVWRKPA